gagacatgttatcgaagaggaaaccaaagtacttggcgaaaaacctctccacagCCCTCTAAGCcaaaatgatccactagtgaataaagttggagtacaaagATATCAAAAAgactccaagcctaatttacccacCGTACTTGAACTCTTCGAGTTCCAGCTACCAACGAACTTCATTAAGATTTAAGTCATTTCTTCACTAGTTATCCGGGTCTTGCAATTAGCTCcaaattgcatccaccaatcaatggcttcttctaatgcttcccacacacaccaaaacttctctcaacactTAGATTGGGTGAGATAAGTGTTTGAactaagaacctctcaaggatttgtaATTGGAGAAGTAAGAGTAGaggaaaactaagagaaattATTTAGATAATTATGAGtttacaatctctaactctcaagtgtattgcTAAGGTTTTTGCTCTGAAAGTCTCCTTATAATTTTGTGAGTAATGTGGGCTTATATAGTATGGgtaaagaaaagaggaaagcaCTATTTAAATCATCCAGGTAGAGAGTTTTGCAAGTCACTCGCGGGTTGACCAAGTCACGAAGTGACATGCAAAATACAGCCTGGAAAGAGACTATTCGATTtctagcatgtgcttctcacgtgacCTTTTGCAGGTTGTCCACTCGTGAGTCAATCGCGATCAAGTCGTGAACTTCACTATCTTCACAATTCTTCACCAAACTCTCACACTCAACTTTTACGTTAAATCCCACAAACATACTGAGAAAAGATTGACAGAATATAATCAAATTTTACACAgaattaaaaccaacaaaacataattgaaaatcacaactttacaaattttatataaacttataatgtATTACGCACGAAATATCCATATACTAGTAAAAGAAATATCAAGACAAAATAAAGAAATCTAGAGATAATATAATACAGATAAAAATTCTTTATTCAAGTGGTCATCTACGTTACATTATAGATTTTTGGATATCTCTATCTCTCCATATCATAATTAAACACACACATTTATATACGTTATTTGAAGCATTTTTGATAGTGCCAAACTATTTAATTGGCATAAGAGGATGACGAACTTGATTAGCAAGAGAAGCTGTCAATCTTGATTGAGTTTTAGAGGTTACACTACATACCAAAAAAGTGTCGGCCACTTTACATTTAGAACAACTTAAACTATATTACATATGTTTTCGGTACTATGCATACATTAACTAAAGTCATAACAAAGTTAActatattattagtttattacatTTGACAATGGTTCTTTATCGTCTACTTTATGGCATCCGTTcgataattattgttttttattattagattaagatattaatagatttttggtgtagatgaGATAGATACTGTAGATCTCTTATTTTAGTCTAGAAACTTTTCTAATTGAGCTATTTAAAACCCACTATATTACATTTAATATGGGTGGTATGCATACATTGGCTAAagttgacacaaaattaaagagCAGCAGCCGGTTATaatatgatgtttttttttcttaggccAAGTGATTCGTCTTTTATAAGTAATGCTACATTCACAGTATTAGCGCAATAAATCTTATTATGTGACAAACTATTTCTGGTAGTCATTCTTTATTaagcaaaaagagaaaaaagttgCCCATTATGGTTATTTCTCATGAGACGGTATCTTGTGAGACGGGCACATGCGCCCATTGTCTCACCAACATGTAGGTTCCATACATATGGAACCCACATGTCGGAGAGACAATGGGCGCATGCGCCCCTCTCACGCACAATTTTTTCTACTCTAATATTGAtgcttataaataaataaataattgatattgatgtattaaataataatactaaaataGGCCTCAAATAAATAGCGTGGGATTTAAATGTTGTAAGACAATGGGCGCATGCACCCCTCTCAGATAAAACTTTTTCTACTCTGATATTGAtgcttttaaataaataaataaattatactgatgtattaaataataatactaaaataAGTCTCAAATAAATAGTCTTAGTGATGTAGCGTAGGCGTGTAGCAGCAGAATCtgtaacacacaattactacaaTTCTTCCACAAAACCTAAGTTCcacaagaacactaggctagtaagcaaaataatagagaaaacctctctaacaagcttttattaatcaacacataacataaataacctctctataaagagtatttataggaatagaatttttcctactccttttaggaaaagaaataataaacctacttctacttgagaaaggaaaaaacaatttagctaggaaaagaaaaataattaaaatcctaattcaacaagaaaaaagaaaacaacataaaatattaacatattttattcttccttaacTAATCTGCATCACTTAGTCATTGTACTTGTAGTGTTCTGATGTGTGGGCAGAGCACacaaattgaataaatattaaatagttATAATACATcaataagtattaaaaaaaaaaaaaggtagagtttgaattttttaatgatGTTTACATGGATTTCCCTTGACTTGTTACTTGTCTTTTCTCTACCATTTGCCCATTTGCATGTGCCCTCTCATTATATCTTATAATATACATTCTCTTCCATTTGTGTGCTCATTATATCTTATAATATACATTCTCTTCCATTTGTGTGCTCGACAAGTAACAAGTcatttaacaaaacaaaaaaagacgAATAAGTTTAGTGCCACAAGTTGTGGCACTAAACTTATTCACAAATTGTGGCATAAGTTGTGGCACTAAACTTATTCACAAGTTGTGGCATTAAACTTATTcgtctttttttgttttgttaaatgACTTGTTACTTGTCGAGCACACAAAAGGAAGAGAATGTATATTATAAGATATAATGAATGGGCACATGCAAATGTACGCTTATTATGTGACAAATTATTGCTggcattcattttttattaagcAAAAAGGGTAAAAGTTGCCCATTATTTGAAAGAGTCAAAGAGCAGTCGCAGGTTATTTCTCGTATGTTTGGTGTCCAAGGAAGAGAGTGTATATATTATAAGACTAGGCATATGCATTTTGTGCTCACACACACTATAGAACAAAGGAAATGGATTCAAAGACACAAGTTGCTAATAAGCCTCATGCAGTTTGTATTCCATGCCCAGTTCAAAGTCACATGAAGGCAATGCTAAAGCTTTCAAAGCTTCTCCACCATGAAGGGTTTCACATAACCTTTGTGAACACTGAGTTCAACCACCAACGTTTTATGAAATCCAGAGGTCCCAACTCCTTAGATGGCTTGCCTGACTTTCGATTTGAAACCATCCCCGATGGTCTTCCTCCATCAGATATCAACGCCACCCAAGACATCCCTTCTCTTTCTGAATCCATTATGAACAACTGCTTGGCTCCATTTTCTGACCTCCTTGTAAAACTCAACAGTGCAACTTCATATAATCCTCCagttacttgtattgtttcagATGCTACCATGGCGTTTACAATTACTGCTGCTCAAGAATTCAAAATCCCTGTTGTGATGTTCTTCCCTATCTCTGCTTGCAGCGTAATGGGTGTTCTGCAGCTTCCTACTCTTAAGGACAAAGGCATTGTACCTCTTAAAGGTGTAACAAAAAGTGCAAAATCCAATTGAAATCttgcattatttttttgtaattaatcaTTGTATGCTGAAAAATTTTTGTCTTTGCAGATGAGAGCTATCTGACAAATGGGTATCTTGACACAATTATAGACTGGATTCCTGGTATGAAAGACATACGTTTGAGGGATCTTCCAAGCTTTGTACGAACCATTGATccaaatgatattgtttttagGTGTGTGATTGATGTAGCAGAGAGAGCTCCTAGTGCTTTAGGAATTATTGTTCACACATTCGATGAGTTAGAGCAAGAAGTTTTGCATGCTCTATCTACCATGTTTCCTCATGTATATGCTATTGGCCCTCTAGAACCACAACTAAATCACTTATCCAATGATCATTTGGAATCAATTGGGTATGGTTTATGGAAGGAAGAAACCGAGTGCCTCAATTGGCTTAATTCAAAGGCATCCAACTCAGTGATATATGTGAGTTTTGGTAGCATCGTTGTCATGACACCATCGCAATTGGTTGAGATTGGTTGGGGACTTGCAAATAGTAAGCACCCATTTTTATGGATAATCAGGCCTGAATCAGTTGAAGACGGATCAACGATTTTGTCACCTGAGTTTCAGgaggaaattaaagaaagagGTCTAATAACTAGTTGGTGCCCTCAAGAGGAAGTGCTAAACCACCCCTCAATTGGAGGGTTCTTGACACATAGTGGTTGGAATTCAACCATTGAAAGTGTGTGCGCAGGAGTGCCAATGCTTTGCTTACCATTCTTTTCAGATCAGCAAACGAATTGCAAGTATACTTGCAATGAATGGGCTATTGGCATGGAAATTGACTTTGATGTCAAAAGAGTGGAAGTAGAGAATATGGTAATAGAATTGTTGGAAGGAGGTGagggaaagaaaatgaagaaaaaggcCAAGGAGTGGAAAAAATTGGCCAAAAAGGCCACAGGTCCACTTGGTTCCTCATCcattaacttaaaaaatttggTGAGTGAAGTCCTTTTAACAAAAGGCTAATGTACCCTGCTACTCTCCTTAAGCTTAGGTTCTGTTACTTCGCTTGTCTTTAGACTCTCTCTCAATTTGGTCTTTCTctttcaaaggttttttttttttccttgttttttctTGTTTCCGAGGTTGGCcctttgttgttattgttaatgttaatgttttttaataataaatgaaaggAATTATTTAAGATATAGACATTTAGATTTACTGCACTAGCACTCTCTGACTCAACCCAATTATATTACATCCTAAATATAGCATTGAAAAACTAAAGGATACTGGGAAAAATCAATAGTTTTGCTGCTTTGATTTCTACCTATTGTTGCCAAAATATCAGTGCTATTGATACCATATTTattggcttttaaattttaatggaaatTTAAGTCTTGAATAATGAGATAAACCAAATTTTATCCacccaaattttttgtttatttcaatCAATTTTGATTGGATTAACCAAATTTAACTGAGATTTACCTGAAATCTGTCCATTTGAATCTTTGATTGAAGTAATTTAGTCCTATATAATATCGTGAAACTCCCCTCAGAATAAATGTTCACAAGCAAAAGTCAAGCTTGAAACGTTTgttgttttataaaatatactacaattttctattgaaaatttgaaatacatcatggatttttctttttctgaaacATTGTCATacgtgttaggttctaaggattaggaactaatatattagaactctaatttgtattgttcgcaaaccatgatcaaaacaagttttAGTCTTATTTAtacttgctcaaagtgtatgcattttatgtaaagttggaattgagttacTACAGAATTTATTGTGCAATTCTGtct
This genomic stretch from Quercus robur chromosome 4, dhQueRobu3.1, whole genome shotgun sequence harbors:
- the LOC126724333 gene encoding 7-deoxyloganetin glucosyltransferase-like; its protein translation is MDSKTQVANKPHAVCIPCPVQSHMKAMLKLSKLLHHEGFHITFVNTEFNHQRFMKSRGPNSLDGLPDFRFETIPDGLPPSDINATQDIPSLSESIMNNCLAPFSDLLVKLNSATSYNPPVTCIVSDATMAFTITAAQEFKIPVVMFFPISACSVMGVLQLPTLKDKGIVPLKDESYLTNGYLDTIIDWIPGMKDIRLRDLPSFVRTIDPNDIVFRCVIDVAERAPSALGIIVHTFDELEQEVLHALSTMFPHVYAIGPLEPQLNHLSNDHLESIGYGLWKEETECLNWLNSKASNSVIYVSFGSIVVMTPSQLVEIGWGLANSKHPFLWIIRPESVEDGSTILSPEFQEEIKERGLITSWCPQEEVLNHPSIGGFLTHSGWNSTIESVCAGVPMLCLPFFSDQQTNCKYTCNEWAIGMEIDFDVKRVEVENMVIELLEGGEGKKMKKKAKEWKKLAKKATGPLGSSSINLKNLVSEVLLTKG